One Ostrea edulis chromosome 2, xbOstEdul1.1, whole genome shotgun sequence genomic region harbors:
- the LOC125681150 gene encoding uncharacterized protein LOC125681150 isoform X1, with protein MVKRCCWGTCNTDSRYPDRLQGGIVFIPFPKPGRNLEKAKRWIRLCGRPHYQLNEDILKERGKAKHLYVCSKHFVNGQPSEIHPDPVSAVSYDALTPARKPPTKRGSSSETRTTSKRQILMDTSTVML; from the exons ATGGTGAAACGTTGCTGTTGGGGCACTTGTAACACTGATAGCAGATACCCAGATCGGCTTCAAGGAGGGATAGTGTTCATTCCTTTTCCAAAACCTGGAAGAAACTTGGAAAAAGCTAAGAGGTGGATACGCTTGTGTGGTCGTCCCCATTATCAGTTAAATGAAGATATACTCAAAGAAAGAGGGAAAGCGAAACATTTATACGTGTGTTCAAAG CATTTTGTCAATGGCCAGCCATCTGAGATTCATCCTGATCCAGTGTCTGCAGTCAGTTATGATGCATTGACACCAGCTCGGAAACCACCCACCAAAAGAGGGTCAAGTTCAGAAACGAGAACTACATCTAAGCGACAGATTTTGATGGACACTAGTACTGTTAT GTTGTAA
- the LOC125681149 gene encoding uncharacterized protein LOC125681149 — translation MYIMQIWCVEIGFYFFMLCTYYRESGQCAHVLAVIMNLEQWKISGFVEIPSMLSSTSLPQQWDKPRGDKIQPEPVSQMIISNPSNLNRKRKPIVASFVDTRKTEISEMDMEILKKFKQAPISYLVSTAAGSTVDTPFGAHYIGSPLSYHAPLILPITKPRAAENCGSTVPKSPSYLR, via the exons atgtatattatgcAAATTTGGTGTGTGGAGATTGGTTTCTATTTTTTCATGTTGTGTACATATTACAGGGAGTCAGGTCAATGTGCACATGTCTTAGCTGTTATCATGAATCTGGAGCAGTGGAAGATTTCtggttttgttgaaattccctCAATGCTGTCATCAACTTCCCTACCCCAACAGTGGGATAAGCCAAGAGGTGACAAGATTCAACCAGAACCAGTGTCCCAGATGATCATTTCCAACCCATCAAACCTAAACAGAAAAAGAAAGCCAATTGTGGCTTCCTTTGTTGACACACG GAAAACTGAAATCAGTGAAATGGATATGGAAATCCTGAAAAAGTTTAAACAAGCCCCGATTTCCTATCTGGTATCCACAGCAGCAGGATCAACTGTTGACACTCCATTCGGTGCTCATTACATAGGATCTCCTCTCAGCTATCAT GCACCATTGATTTTACCTATTACAAAACCCCGTGCAGCAGAAAACTGTGGAAGTACTGTTCCCAAAAGCCCTTCATACCTGCGTTGA